Genomic window (Deltaproteobacteria bacterium):
ATTATTTAACTTAAATAAGTTAAATTCATTTCGACCATTCGAAATGAAACGATTGACAATTGCTATTTGACGCTTATCCTGAACTGAATTACCTCATTCCCGGACAGGCACTAGCTAACTCCTTATTGAAATAAAAATATTTTCATTTATTTTCCTGCTTTTCTGTTGTTTCCCGCCTTCTGATCAGGTTTCTCAATCAGCCCGGCCTGCTGGAGGAGGTAGGCCTGGGTGAACGCTTCCAGGTCACCGTCAAGCACGGCGTCAACATTGCCTATTTCGACCGAGGTGCGGTGATCCTTGATCAGGCGGTAGGGGTGGAGGATGTATGACCTGATCTGACTCCCCCAGGCGATCTCCTTCATCTCCTGATGTTTCTCCGCCAGTTCCTTGGCCTTTTTTTCTTCTTCAAGCTCATAGAGCCTGGCTTTAAGAATCTTCATGGCCAGCTCCCGGTTGCGGTGCTGGGACTTCTCATCCTGACACTGCACCACTATCCCGCTAGGCAGGTGCGTGATACGCACGGCTGAACTGGTCTTGTTTACATGCTGCCCACCAGCGCCGCTGGCCCGGAAGGTATCAACGCGCAGGTCTTTTTCGTTGAGGTCAATCACGATACTCTCATCAACCTCCGGCGTCACATAGACACTGGCAAACGAGGTGTGTCTGCGGCTGCTGGCGTCAAAAGGCGAGATACGAACCAGGCGGTGAATACCGATCTCGGATCGGAGAAGACCGTAGGCATACTTTCCGCTCACCGTAAAGGTCACGTTCTTGATCCCGGCCTCGTCTCCTTCCATGGAGTCCACGATCCTGGCCTTGAAGCCCTGGCGATCAACCCAGCGCAAATACATGCGCAGCAGCATCTCAACCCAGTCCTGAGCCTCTGTGCCTCCGGCGCCGGCATTGATGTCAACGATGGCGCTGTTCAGATCGTGGGGACCGGAAAGTATCCGCTCGATCTCGAACTTGTTCAAAGCCTCGTCCAGATCCGCGGTCTTTTTAAGAACCTCCTTGCCCGTCTGTTCGTCATTCTCCTCGAGAGCCAGATCGAGCAGGACTTCGGCCTCTTCCAACTCGCTCTCCAGGGAAATCAGGACTTCGGAGCGGGCGGCCAGCAAGTTCCGCTCTCGGGTCACCTCCCGCGCCGTCCCCGGGTCATCCCAGAACCCGGGCTTGCTCATCATCTGATCCAAAGCAGCCAGACGCTCATTTAAGCTGGACAGGTCAAAGATGACCTCGCAAGACAAAATAGCGTTCCTGAACTTCCTTAAACCTCGTTTTCAGATCCGCAAGCATCTCTCCTTCTCCTTATGATTCCAGCCGCAATGACGATAATGGCCACCACCAGGCAGACCTGAGGAATGAGATCGCCAATGGCCGTATAAACAGTTTTTTCACTCAAGCGCGGGACCAAGCCCGAAACTACACCTTGCTCAAAAGAGCCCAGCCTGGCCTTAATCTCACCTGTGGGCCAGATAATGGCGCTTATGCCGGTATTGGCCGCCCGGATCATGGGGCGACGGTTCTCCACGGCCCGCAAGGCAGACTGGTGCAGAAGCTGATGCGGAGCCGAAGTACGGCCAAACCAGGCGTCAT
Coding sequences:
- the prfB gene encoding peptide chain release factor 2; this encodes MLSCEVIFDLSSLNERLAALDQMMSKPGFWDDPGTAREVTRERNLLAARSEVLISLESELEEAEVLLDLALEENDEQTGKEVLKKTADLDEALNKFEIERILSGPHDLNSAIVDINAGAGGTEAQDWVEMLLRMYLRWVDRQGFKARIVDSMEGDEAGIKNVTFTVSGKYAYGLLRSEIGIHRLVRISPFDASSRRHTSFASVYVTPEVDESIVIDLNEKDLRVDTFRASGAGGQHVNKTSSAVRITHLPSGIVVQCQDEKSQHRNRELAMKILKARLYELEEEKKAKELAEKHQEMKEIAWGSQIRSYILHPYRLIKDHRTSVEIGNVDAVLDGDLEAFTQAYLLQQAGLIEKPDQKAGNNRKAGK